The window GTGGAATTAATTTTCTTGTCTGAATTTATTGGATATACTAACAATTACCATGAATAGAATACTAATGATAAAATAAAATAGAACGGAAGGTAAACATAGCATTTCAAAATCGCTGTCATTGGCCCTGTCAAAGAACTGTGCAGACATGTAAGTATCCATTAAAATTGAATTAAGGACTACAAACAAAACACTGATTATATAAGAGATGATAAGGACAAAAACTTTCCCCCACAGTCTAAGGCATTTCCAGAAATTCGTTTTAGCATTTATAAATCCTAATATAAGCATAAATATGCCAATGATAACAGAGGCACCGAAATATCTAATATAAGAGGAAAAATAGGCAGGTATGGGATATATCAATAAGTGTATTACAAATAAGGCAATAAACCATCCCCACATTAACATAAAGTAAAAACTGGGATTCCGAACGTATTTTATCATTATTTAATACACAATTTTTATCACAAGAGAATTCATTATTGGATTAAAGAATCTTTCAGGAACTCTCTTTTTATAGTGTTGGTAAGAACGGGAACCACTGTTTAAAGAACGCGATGGCTTCCGGGGCTCGTTTTGTTGCGGAGACGACATATTTCCCAAATGCTCCACCGCCAAAGGCATAATATCCAAATGCTCCACCACCTATGGCTATAACGCCTACCACTGCTCCACCTATAGCAATTGCACCGACAGCAACACCTCCGATTGCTATTACACCCAGCGATAGGCCACCTATCGAGACGATGCCGATAGATAGACCGCCAAATGTAATAATGCCAACAGCCATACCACCGATAGCAATCCAGCCTCTGGCAATATCACCAATGGCAATAATCCCGTTAGCAACCCCTCGCATTTCGTTCTTTTCAACATCAGGACCGATGGCAATATCAATAAGTGGAAGCCCAAAAACAGTTATAGTTGACTGTTTGCGTATACCTTGATACATTTTCTTTTGCATCTTTTGTCCTTTATTTATAATACAGTAATTATAACAATCGAGTATCGGGTTATCAACAAAATTTTAGAATTGTGTGTAAATTAAATTTAATCAAATTATCCGAAATAATTTTTATTTACTCCTGTTGACAGAAAAGGTATGAAACCCAGGAGCATAAATCGTCAATTGTCCCTGGTGTATACAATGATGTTATAAAAGGAACAGATTCAATAGGGACATCAATGCCATAAGTATCCATTACCAGGGATTGGAAGGCATAGGTCTGAACCACCATTGTAGATAATGCATCTTTTACACCCTGAACTTGAGGTTCCTGGTCGGAACGGAAAGTGAGCATAGGAGTTATGGTATAACCGCAGAGTTTCTCCGGGGTTTCTTCTACCTGCCAGTTGCTCATCAATGATACCCAATAGAACCATATCTCCCAGTATTCTTCTTCGCTCACTTCTCCGCAGGTTGTTTCGCTTGTTAATTTTGCAGTCCATTCTCCAATAGGAATAGGTACATCCTGAATAGACAGGTCTATGATACAGATGTTACCTTCAACATTCACAGCAACTGCATGATGATAGGGCCAATAAAAATGCATAGGTTCGTCTGGAAAAGTAATTTCACTCGTTGAGACTAAGTTCTGGAATACAATTAAGGGACCTGTAATATTCATTGAAGCAACATCAACATAAGGTTGAGCAATTACTTGCTGAATTTTTGTTTCGGTCAATTCGTTGGGGTCGAGTATCAGTTCCGTTTCGGGGATAGGGTCAGGGGTTGAGGCGATTAAATACTGTAATAGAAGGCTTCGATCCTGACAGGCTTGGTTTATCATAGACCATGCTATCGGGACGAGGTCTCCCTCTTCAGAACGAATTTTTGCCTTCCGAACATAAACACTGATTTGTTCCGCTCGTTCTTTCGAGATTGGTTTTAGATTATACGGGTTAGGAATAGGCTCTTTTCCCTGAGATATAACAAGTTCTACTGGACTATGTACGACCACCAACTTCCCTGCCTCTGGCTTCTGGGAGATAACCTTCCCTTCCTCAATAGTATCGCTATACTGGCGAGTAATCGTTCCAACCTTTAGTCTCGCCGTAGTAATTAAAGTCACAGCATCGTTTTCTGATAACCCCATAACATTTGGCACCTCTACCATCTCAGGACCTTTCGATACAACCAGATTCACCTTGTCTCCTGGTAGCAATTTCTTGCCGACTGATGGGTCCTGAGAAATAATATAACCAGATGGATAGATATCGGAGAACATCTCAGAGATTGTGCCGATACTTAGAGACACCTCTTTAATTATTTCTATACCTTCTTCTAACCTAATACCTATAATATACGGAACTAAAACATACACAGACCCCTTCGATACCATCAAATTAACAGAACTCCCCTTCCGTACCTTTTCGCCAGGACCAGGAACCTGCTCAACAACATTTCCTACCTTTACATCTTCCGAATTAGTATAGGAAATCGTACCAGGCTTTAAATGATATTCTTTTAACTTCTCTATAGCCATACTCAAAGAAATTTTTTCCACATCTGGCACTGTAACCCTAAAACAACCCGTGCTTATTAAAGATAAGGTTAAAATAAAGAATGTTATTATCTTATGAATATTATTTGTCATTCTTGTTTCTTTTCAGAGTTTAACTTGTTTTATCTTACCACATATTGTAATATTGACAATATGCAATATTAAAATATACATATATGTTTCATTTTCGTTCCACTAAAATATAATAAATTTAGTAAAATAATAACGTACAACAATAGGCTGAGAATTAAATGAATTGTTCTGTTTGTAATCTTAATCCTGCAGTTGCTAAATGTTCCGTTTGTGGGCATGTCATCTGTAAGAATTGTGGGGCTTTATGTCCAACGTGTAAAAAACCTGTGTGTCGCTCCCATTTATTCTACATGCCTACAGGGCAGATTGTCTGCCGAAATTGTGCCCCATCAAAACAATCACAACCCTCAGCAAAAATAAACGTTTCACCATCTCCCCCAAAACCAGAACCTAAGAAGCAAGAAGAAAACGTTTCTCTGAGTTTTGAGGATTTATCCGCTGAATTGGGTGACGTCTCCATAAAAGTAAAAGATAAAGTCGGACCTGAATCTACAGGAGAAAAAATGGGGGCTAAGGAGCCTATAATAAAGAACCCACTGGATGATGAGCATGTCGAGAATCCATTCAATTTGTCCGCAGAAACACAAGAACCCGCAGGGACAACCCCTACCAGTGGTTACAAACATTTAAAGCGGAAGCCAAGTGATGACCCTAATGAGTTTCGTATCTTAACTGCAAGTTCACCAAAGCCGACACCTATGTGGGTTAGTGGTTTGATAAGTGCCATTCTCGCTTTTATCTTATCTCTACCATTAACCAAGAATACTGGGACAGCGTTCTTTCCTCCGCTCTTTTCATATTCGATAATCCTACTTGCAGGGGGCTCTATTGTCTGGAACGGTTATGGATTGCTTCTGTCAGAAGACAGCACATTTAATAAGAGGATGTGTATCCCAGGTATCATATTCGCCATTATTGCCATCATTATTGCAATTATTGGACTAAAATAAAAAGGGTCTTATATGATTGACATCGGTGAAATATTACAATTCATTATCCAAAACAAATGGACTATAGCGGTAGTTATTCCCGTAATTCTTGTCATCATTATATTAAAATTCCGTGGTTAATATATTGTTAGTCCAACAAGAACCTTAAAAACAATTTTCAATTTCATTAAGAAGAGTTGGTTAATCACTGATAAAATAGAAGTTTTTTATAAAAATTAATGGTAGGCAACCATTTATGATTGACTTGACAAAATACATTACTCGTGATTTAGTTTGTGTCTACAAAGATGCAGAAACCAAACCATTTATTCTTGAGAAGATAGCAAAATTAACTTCGCATCATAATGAGGAATTGCTATCGCGAGAAAAGGAGGTCTTGGATACATTCTTAGAGCGTGAGCAGTTGGGCTCAACTGCTTTAACAAAAGGTATTGCTTTGCCTCACTGTCGAATGTCAGGCATATCAGATTTTATTATCGGCATTCTTGTATCACCTGAAGGAGTTGCTTATGGGTCTATGGATGGATTAAAGAGCCGAATCTTCTTCTTCGTAATAGCACCAAAAGAGAGCGGAAAGGAATATTTAGATATCATGGCAGAAATAGGTTCTTTTCTATCCAATGAAGAAGTAGTAGAAAAACTAATGAATTCAGAAAATGACGAGTTTTTGTTTAATACATTTTTGAACTTATGGGATGAATATTCACATAAGGAACACAATAAAGAATGACCCAGAGTTGTGGATGCAGTCCTCATTGTACAGTCTCCAATAAAGAAAACAATATTGGGCGAAACCTTAAAACAATCCTATATAACCCTCGCGTTTCATGTCCCACATGGAACGCTTTCCTTATTGCGTTAATCATTCTCGTCTTTGGTCAGGTAGTGCATTTCGACTTTGTCTATTACGACGACTATGTCTACACAGTAGGAAAAATTAACAAGGGAAATTTATGGTCACCTCAATTCTTATACTGGGCTCTTACCTCCACAGATGATGGTTTTTGGGCTCCTCTAACGAAAATCTCACACCGAGTAGATACTCACGTGTTTGGTGATAACGCTCATGGGCACCACTTAATAAATCTTATTCTTCATACTTTAAATGCTCTGATTCTTTGGAGGGTTTTATGCAGACTCACAGGAGATGGTTTGCTACAATTCCTTTCAGTTTGTATTTTCACTTTACATCCGTTGAGGATTGAACCTGTTGCATGGATAGCGGGAAGGAAAGACCTTTTATCAACGTTCTTCCTGCTATTGATGTTGCACAAATACATGAATTGGAAGTATTCACGTACGAAATCTGACTACTTAAAAGTCCTACTCTTTTTCTTCTTATCCGCTTTATCTAAACCTGTAAGTATCATTTTTCCCTTATTTCTCCCCGTATTAGATTTTCTTATTGTAGGTAATAAGGAACAGGAAAAAAATAATATTAGTCTTCTAAAACAGTTGTTGCTTTATGTCCCTTTCTTCATTATCTCATTGTTCATTTTGCTAATAACAATACACGCTGAGCAAGAAGCAATTGTTCCCACTGGTGTACTATCACCATTGCAAAGAATACGAAGGGTTATCGTATCCTCATCTGCGTATGCTCTTCTCACATTCGTCCCTATAAACCTACATATCCCGTCCGGTATCGAGTACTACCCATTCTTTACTGTTTATAAAGGAGTACCTGTTTACGATAGGGTACAGGTTGTAATATTCTCTTTACTCGTTCTTTCTGTAGTATCCACTTTTTGGATTTTTTCACCTAAAAATATTAAAATTGGAGTGGGTTCTTTTCTTCTCTTCCTCATACCGCTTTTGCCAGTGCTTGGCATTATTCCATTTGGACATCACCTTATAGCAGACCGTTTTACATATTCTGCACACATAGGTTTTTCCTTATTTTTAGTGACACTTTCAACTCGTCTTTATGGTATTACTAAACGTCTATATAATGTTTTGTTATTCCTTTTAATTTTGTCATTTGCAACAGTCACTGTTATTAAATTACCCGTTTGGGAGAATGGAGAAAAACTATTCAGAAATACATTAAAATATGAACCTAATTGCTATGTGTCTTATTGTAATATTGGTTACTCTCTTATCAAGCAGGGGAGATATAGTGAAGCCATCCCTTGCTTAAAAAGGGCTATTGAGGAAAATCCGTTACTTGCTGGTCCGTATAACGATTTAGCGTTCGCATACCAATCTCTTGGAAGATATGACGATGCTCTCGTTTACTACGAAAAATGTATACAACTATCAGGTGAGGACCCACAAATACTAAGCAATGTTGCTGTGCTTTACTTCGAGTTAGGAGACTACGAAAAGTCAAAGTCATTTGCAGAAAAGGCGTTGAAGAAAAATAACGATATAAAAAACGCACAGCACATTTTAGAAAAAATAGAGCAGATAGAAAAGAGTAAATTAGGTGGTTAGTAAAGGAAAATCAGGTTTAACAATTTCCTCTCCTAAAACAAGTTCTAAAACACCAAACTTCTCATATCTAAATAACTCAGCGTGTCCTATTCCTTGGCTTCTACCTTTTTCTGCTGTGTAATTCTTTATAGCACTTGTGATAACCTGATTTTTTAATTCTCTATCAGCTTTCTTAAGACCGTCCATGTTAATACCTAATGTACTCGCCTCTAATAATAACGAATCTATTGTCAAGTCCATCTGTGTTTCATGTTTTAATAGAGATTCTATCTTCTTATCAATTACAGCACTTATGTCAATGTATGCATTTACACTGTATGGCTTCTTAGCGAACCAATATGCTTCACTTACAAAATGTGGTTGATACAAACCGACAGTACCAAACTTAGGATTACTACTAAAGGAACACGCCTCATACGTTACCATTGCAGTATACCTGTGGTCAGGATGATCCTCACCTGGAGCAAATGGGTCCCATGAAAAAACGATATTAGCCTTCACCTCTCTTATTACATCTATAATCATGTTTCTTACATATTTTCGTGGAACATCTTCTAATTCTGAATCTAAAAAGTTACCAAACCTTACTTCCTTTAATCCTAATACCTTACCTGCTTCTATCGCCTCTAACCTCGACTTTTCTACAACTTCTCCCTCACTCAAAGAAAACGTTCCCTTTCTATTGTCCGTAAGAATTAACTCATAAACATTGTATTTTTTCTCCTCTACTAACCTGTATATTGTCCCTGCACACATAAACTCCATATCATCGCCGTGAGCAACTACTACCAATACATTTTTCATATCTTTTCTCCAAAAACTACTTACTTACAAACAACGTTATAATAGACAGGCACAATTACTTTTCCCTTTTAAACTAAAAACTTCTTGTATATCAAAACATTATAGTTTTACTGGCATTATAATGTTCAGATATCTCTCATCTTCTTCCTTCTCGGGATTTAGTGGTTTTATAACACATGGACTATTACTATCCTTTACAGATAACACAACTTTATCTGTTGTAATATGTTCAGCCACATCGACAAGGTACTCAATATTAAAGCCTATTTTTACATCTTCCCCTTTATACTCCGCTTCCACAATATCACTAAACTCACCCACCTCTGGGTTCTGCACATCTACCTGCAACTGACCTTCCTTAATAATCATTTTTATTGTCATTGTCTTCATTGCCTCTGCTCTCTTCAATACTTCCTTCCACTCCTCTGTTTTCAATATAACATGCTTACTATAATCTTTAGGTATTACTATTTCATAATTTGGAAATGTCCCATCTATCAAACTACACGTCAAACATGTTTGATTAAATTGGAAACTTGCCCTCGACTCACCTACACATATCTTAACATCACCTGTCCCATCCATCTGATTCATTATCTCTTTAACCGCTCTTTCAGGAATCGTTATTCTTACATTCTTCTCTTTTGGAACATTTTCCTTTTCTCTTCGTAAACTCATCCTCTTACCATCCGTTGCAACAACCGTCAATTTACCACCCGACATTTCAAATAAAACACCTGTTAATGCATATCTCGATTCTTCGGTGCACACCGCAAATGCAACCTTCTTAAACATATCCATTAAAAGCGATTCTGAAATGATAACTGGTTCTTCATCCTCAATATACGTTACTGGTGGAAACTCATCCGGTGGCATCGTTATATATTTAACTTCTGTTCTACCACTCTTCACTACAACCTGATTTTCTCCAATAGATTGAATATTAACTTCACCCTTCGGTAAGTGAGATAATAAGTTCGAAAATAAATGTGCTCTTATTGTTACTTTCCCCTCTTCTATTATTTTACATTCACTCAATTCCTGCTCTATCGTCATCCTTAAATCTGTACTCGTCAATTTTAAAATGCCATTTTCCGCTGTTATTAAAATAGACGATAGAATAGGTAACGATGACTTAGCTGGCACAGCATTCCTCACTTTTAATAATGCTTCATTTAATTTTTCCTGTTCAACAGTAATTTTCATAGCATTTCTCCATTATCTCTTTTTCTTCTTATTATTTATATATAAATATCAGTTTAGTTGTAGTAGTTTATGTTCTTTTGTTAACAACTATTAAAGATTATCTATTTTACATATTTAAAAGCAACTTCTTTATGTTAAGAAGATGTTTATTTATTTGTTAAAAACTTATAGTTATTAACAAATGAGTATTCTTTATAAATTTTTATGTTTATATTTTGTTATTAAAATTTGTTTTATTAACAATATTTTAACACGTTATAACCTATAATCTAACAACTCTTAAAAATTCTTCTGGTGTTACAATCCCCTGCTTTATTTTTTCTCTACAGTGGTCAGCCATAGTCTTCATTTTAGCTGTCTGTGCTATTGTTTCAGGAGTTGCACCATCAGCAATTAATTTCCGAATTTGTGGTGTTATCTCCAATATTTCAAAAATCCCTGTTCTACCTTTATATCCTGTGTGATAACAATTATTACATCCTCTTCCACGATATAGTTTTTTAATAGTAGTAGGAAGTCCTACCTCCTTCAATATCGATGTACTTGGTTTATACTCTACCTTACACTCCTCACATGTTTTTCTTACAAGCCTTTGTGCAATAATTGCAGTAAGTGCGCTCGATATCAGGTACGAAGGCATACCCATATTCCTGAGTGTGTTAATCGCATCGGGTGCATCGTTCGTATGGAGAGTACTAAATACAAGATGACCTGTCATTGCTGCTCTGATTGCAATATGTGCTGTTTCTGTATCCCGTATCTCGCCAACAAGGATAACATCAACATCCTGTCTTAACGCCGCCCTTAACGTATTTGCAAATGTCACTCCAATATCAGGGTCAATTTGCACTTGGTTGATTCCAGAGAGCTGGTACTCAACAGGGTCCTCAAGTGTTACAATACTTTCAGTCATCACATTCTTTTGATT is drawn from Candidatus Hydrogenedens sp. and contains these coding sequences:
- a CDS encoding tetratricopeptide repeat protein, with protein sequence MTQSCGCSPHCTVSNKENNIGRNLKTILYNPRVSCPTWNAFLIALIILVFGQVVHFDFVYYDDYVYTVGKINKGNLWSPQFLYWALTSTDDGFWAPLTKISHRVDTHVFGDNAHGHHLINLILHTLNALILWRVLCRLTGDGLLQFLSVCIFTLHPLRIEPVAWIAGRKDLLSTFFLLLMLHKYMNWKYSRTKSDYLKVLLFFFLSALSKPVSIIFPLFLPVLDFLIVGNKEQEKNNISLLKQLLLYVPFFIISLFILLITIHAEQEAIVPTGVLSPLQRIRRVIVSSSAYALLTFVPINLHIPSGIEYYPFFTVYKGVPVYDRVQVVIFSLLVLSVVSTFWIFSPKNIKIGVGSFLLFLIPLLPVLGIIPFGHHLIADRFTYSAHIGFSLFLVTLSTRLYGITKRLYNVLLFLLILSFATVTVIKLPVWENGEKLFRNTLKYEPNCYVSYCNIGYSLIKQGRYSEAIPCLKRAIEENPLLAGPYNDLAFAYQSLGRYDDALVYYEKCIQLSGEDPQILSNVAVLYFELGDYEKSKSFAEKALKKNNDIKNAQHILEKIEQIEKSKLGG
- a CDS encoding PTS sugar transporter subunit IIA encodes the protein MIDLTKYITRDLVCVYKDAETKPFILEKIAKLTSHHNEELLSREKEVLDTFLEREQLGSTALTKGIALPHCRMSGISDFIIGILVSPEGVAYGSMDGLKSRIFFFVIAPKESGKEYLDIMAEIGSFLSNEEVVEKLMNSENDEFLFNTFLNLWDEYSHKEHNKE
- a CDS encoding PASTA domain-containing protein: MTNNIHKIITFFILTLSLISTGCFRVTVPDVEKISLSMAIEKLKEYHLKPGTISYTNSEDVKVGNVVEQVPGPGEKVRKGSSVNLMVSKGSVYVLVPYIIGIRLEEGIEIIKEVSLSIGTISEMFSDIYPSGYIISQDPSVGKKLLPGDKVNLVVSKGPEMVEVPNVMGLSENDAVTLITTARLKVGTITRQYSDTIEEGKVISQKPEAGKLVVVHSPVELVISQGKEPIPNPYNLKPISKERAEQISVYVRKAKIRSEEGDLVPIAWSMINQACQDRSLLLQYLIASTPDPIPETELILDPNELTETKIQQVIAQPYVDVASMNITGPLIVFQNLVSTSEITFPDEPMHFYWPYHHAVAVNVEGNICIIDLSIQDVPIPIGEWTAKLTSETTCGEVSEEEYWEIWFYWVSLMSNWQVEETPEKLCGYTITPMLTFRSDQEPQVQGVKDALSTMVVQTYAFQSLVMDTYGIDVPIESVPFITSLYTPGTIDDLCSWVSYLFCQQE
- the dnaN gene encoding DNA polymerase III subunit beta yields the protein MKITVEQEKLNEALLKVRNAVPAKSSLPILSSILITAENGILKLTSTDLRMTIEQELSECKIIEEGKVTIRAHLFSNLLSHLPKGEVNIQSIGENQVVVKSGRTEVKYITMPPDEFPPVTYIEDEEPVIISESLLMDMFKKVAFAVCTEESRYALTGVLFEMSGGKLTVVATDGKRMSLRREKENVPKEKNVRITIPERAVKEIMNQMDGTGDVKICVGESRASFQFNQTCLTCSLIDGTFPNYEIVIPKDYSKHVILKTEEWKEVLKRAEAMKTMTIKMIIKEGQLQVDVQNPEVGEFSDIVEAEYKGEDVKIGFNIEYLVDVAEHITTDKVVLSVKDSNSPCVIKPLNPEKEEDERYLNIIMPVKL
- a CDS encoding PIG-L family deacetylase, producing the protein MKNVLVVVAHGDDMEFMCAGTIYRLVEEKKYNVYELILTDNRKGTFSLSEGEVVEKSRLEAIEAGKVLGLKEVRFGNFLDSELEDVPRKYVRNMIIDVIREVKANIVFSWDPFAPGEDHPDHRYTAMVTYEACSFSSNPKFGTVGLYQPHFVSEAYWFAKKPYSVNAYIDISAVIDKKIESLLKHETQMDLTIDSLLLEASTLGINMDGLKKADRELKNQVITSAIKNYTAEKGRSQGIGHAELFRYEKFGVLELVLGEEIVKPDFPLLTT